Proteins from a single region of Nodularia sp. LEGE 06071:
- a CDS encoding ABC transporter substrate-binding protein, which translates to MSHKNETTVLILSLLVTLGLVGGGLWLFKEQIFPQNPSANKPTTDNQSIADRISFGEKTLTPGEVTPAKKEGVQAFADQNYAQAIANLETSLKQQRNDPQALIYLNNARIGSAKSYSIVASVPLGTDPNTSLEILRGIAQAQNAINTSGGIKGVPLKVGIGNDDDNPEISKQIATSLVKNSDVLGVVGPNASDTTLAAGKIYTDGKLVAISPTSTSVKITNFSPYVFRTVPSDFMAARSLANYMVKNLQKTQAAVFFNSQSNYSQSLKTEFVSSLALEGGQVLREFDLSQGNFSAAKSLEQATQQGAEVLMFATNIQTLDRALQVVQMNQKRLNLLGGDDVYTVKTLEVGGEQASGMVVAVPWHISGDDLQSDFPQKSRQLWGGDVSWRTAMAYDATVALIAALERNPTRSGVQQALSSSDFSTMGASSAIRFLPSGDRTSPVQLVQIVPGNRARTDYDFEPVP; encoded by the coding sequence ATGTCCCATAAAAACGAAACTACTGTACTTATTTTGTCCCTACTAGTTACATTAGGATTAGTCGGTGGTGGTCTATGGTTATTTAAAGAGCAAATATTTCCCCAAAACCCGTCTGCTAATAAACCCACAACTGATAATCAATCCATTGCCGATCGCATTAGTTTTGGAGAAAAAACTTTAACTCCGGGTGAAGTTACTCCCGCTAAAAAAGAGGGTGTGCAAGCCTTCGCTGATCAAAATTACGCCCAAGCGATCGCCAATTTAGAAACATCCTTAAAACAGCAGCGTAATGATCCCCAGGCACTGATATATCTGAATAATGCCCGGATTGGCTCTGCTAAAAGCTATAGCATTGTGGCATCTGTACCATTAGGCACTGATCCAAACACTTCTTTAGAAATTTTACGTGGTATCGCCCAAGCCCAAAATGCCATTAATACCTCTGGAGGAATTAAGGGAGTGCCTTTAAAAGTAGGAATAGGCAATGATGATGACAATCCTGAAATCTCAAAACAAATCGCTACCAGCTTAGTCAAAAATTCTGATGTCTTAGGCGTAGTGGGTCCTAATGCCAGTGATACAACTTTAGCCGCAGGCAAGATTTATACTGACGGTAAATTGGTAGCCATTTCCCCTACTAGCACTTCTGTCAAAATTACTAACTTTAGCCCCTACGTTTTCCGCACAGTTCCTAGTGACTTTATGGCTGCTAGAAGCTTGGCTAATTATATGGTAAAAAACTTACAGAAAACACAGGCAGCAGTTTTCTTTAATTCCCAGAGTAACTACAGTCAGTCTTTGAAAACTGAATTTGTTTCATCTCTGGCGCTGGAAGGCGGCCAAGTATTAAGAGAATTTGATTTGTCACAGGGCAATTTTAGTGCTGCGAAAAGTTTAGAACAAGCTACTCAACAAGGTGCAGAAGTTCTGATGTTCGCCACTAATATTCAAACTCTGGATAGAGCTTTGCAAGTAGTTCAAATGAACCAGAAACGCTTAAATCTACTGGGAGGAGATGATGTTTATACTGTCAAAACTTTAGAAGTTGGTGGAGAGCAAGCCTCTGGGATGGTAGTAGCAGTTCCCTGGCATATTTCAGGCGATGATCTCCAGTCGGATTTTCCCCAAAAGTCTCGGCAGTTGTGGGGTGGTGATGTCAGTTGGCGAACTGCTATGGCTTATGATGCCACTGTCGCCCTGATTGCCGCATTAGAACGAAATCCTACGCGTTCAGGCGTACAACAAGCACTTTCATCCTCTGACTTTTCTACTATGGGTGCTTCTAGTGCGATTCGATTTTTACCTTCAGGCGATCGCACTAGCCCTGTTCAATTGGTACAAATAGTTCCTGGTAACCGCGCGCGGACTGACTATGACTTTGAACCAGTGCCATAA
- a CDS encoding serine/threonine-protein kinase: MKVYCTRPSCPRPQNYFADLDDTTKLRTTQQKYCTTCGMPLLLDGRYVPIKLLGRGGFGTAFLARDRRIPGMRECVVKQFQPAGSLSPTQLEQAQKLFEREAEVLAQIGSEHEQIPDLFAFFPVTVSSLQAGREDQFFYLVQEYIDGKNLEEELIQNGKFSEAQILEVLQEILKVLQFVHDKNIIHRDIKPSNIMRRRDGKLFLLDFGAVKQVTNAKLTGNGTSTGIYSMGFAPPEQMSGNQVFPSTDLYALAVTSLNLLTGQEATQLFDAYTNLWKWRSQVTVSSHLADVLDKMLLAAANQRFQSADDVLTALAHQLIPPTVLPSSQAQPQAQPQPQPQPQPQPQPKAKLQRVPSQPAFSTWELLGGAAFSGFEGALIAIALFSLSPSPIISLTASAVILGILIFAQTRRWIEKFDLLIIPGITLAIILFIPFLRAGINIPGIAVLAVAAGLVAISVAAIFRLIYKLISLIL, encoded by the coding sequence ATGAAAGTTTATTGCACTCGTCCCAGTTGCCCTCGCCCACAAAACTATTTTGCAGATTTAGATGATACTACCAAGCTAAGAACAACCCAGCAAAAATACTGTACAACCTGTGGTATGCCACTGTTGCTTGATGGTCGATACGTGCCAATTAAGTTGTTAGGAAGAGGGGGTTTTGGTACAGCGTTTTTAGCACGCGATCGCCGCATACCTGGAATGCGTGAATGTGTTGTTAAGCAGTTCCAACCTGCGGGAAGTTTGTCCCCAACTCAACTGGAACAAGCACAAAAATTGTTTGAAAGAGAAGCTGAAGTTTTAGCTCAAATAGGTAGTGAACACGAGCAAATACCTGATTTATTTGCTTTTTTTCCGGTGACAGTAAGTAGCTTGCAAGCAGGACGCGAAGACCAGTTTTTTTACTTAGTACAAGAATACATTGATGGCAAAAACCTAGAGGAAGAATTAATTCAAAATGGTAAGTTCTCTGAAGCGCAAATTTTGGAGGTACTGCAAGAAATTCTCAAGGTTTTACAGTTTGTCCATGATAAAAATATCATTCACAGAGATATTAAACCTTCTAACATCATGCGTCGTCGTGATGGCAAACTCTTTCTGCTGGATTTTGGTGCAGTTAAACAAGTCACAAATGCTAAATTAACTGGAAATGGAACTTCTACCGGAATTTATTCGATGGGGTTTGCTCCGCCTGAGCAAATGTCTGGGAATCAAGTCTTTCCATCTACAGACTTATACGCTTTGGCTGTAACTAGTCTTAACTTGCTGACAGGACAGGAAGCAACTCAACTGTTTGATGCCTATACTAATCTGTGGAAATGGCGATCGCAAGTAACTGTCAGTTCTCACCTGGCTGATGTTTTAGACAAAATGCTGCTGGCTGCGGCTAATCAACGCTTTCAATCTGCTGATGACGTTCTTACAGCCCTGGCTCACCAATTAATCCCCCCAACAGTTTTACCATCATCTCAAGCACAGCCTCAAGCACAGCCACAGCCACAACCTCAACCTCAACCTCAACCTCAACCAAAAGCAAAACTTCAGCGAGTACCATCTCAACCAGCTTTTTCAACTTGGGAACTATTGGGTGGCGCAGCCTTTAGTGGCTTTGAGGGCGCATTAATAGCGATCGCACTTTTTAGTTTATCTCCATCACCCATAATTTCTTTGACCGCTTCTGCTGTGATTTTAGGCATACTGATTTTTGCCCAAACTAGGCGGTGGATTGAAAAGTTTGATTTATTAATAATTCCAGGAATTACCTTGGCGATTATTTTGTTTATTCCCTTTTTGCGCGCTGGGATTAACATTCCAGGAATAGCCGTGCTAGCCGTTGCTGCTGGTTTAGTCGCTATTTCAGTTGCAGCTATATTTCGCCTAATTTATAAATTAATATCTTTGATACTTTAA
- a CDS encoding LysR family transcriptional regulator: MSDLPFTLDQLRILKAIAAEGSFKRAADSLYVSQPAVSLQVQNLERQLDVPLFDRGGRRAQLTEAGHLLLSYGEKILSLCQETCRAVEDLQNLQGGTLIVGASQTTGTYLLPQMIGMFRQKYPDVAVQLHVHSTRRTAWSVANGQVDLAIIGGEIPSELAESLEIMPYAEDELALILPVFHPFAKLEKIQKEDLYKLQFIALDSQSTIRKVIDQVLARSDIDTRRFKFEMELNSIEAIKNAVQSGLGAAFVSTSAIVKELQMGVLRCTPIEGVVVKRTLWMIFNPNRYRSKAAEAFSREILPQFATPEWNQDMLKLSQPKLVVNTLDAVTTNSADAG, translated from the coding sequence ATGTCTGACCTTCCTTTCACTTTAGACCAGTTACGTATCCTGAAAGCGATCGCTGCTGAAGGAAGCTTCAAGCGCGCTGCTGATAGTCTTTATGTCTCCCAACCTGCGGTGAGTTTGCAAGTCCAAAATTTAGAACGACAGCTGGATGTGCCTTTATTTGACCGTGGAGGTCGTCGCGCACAATTAACCGAAGCTGGGCATCTACTCTTAAGCTACGGTGAAAAAATCCTGAGTCTGTGTCAGGAAACCTGCCGCGCTGTGGAAGATTTACAAAATCTCCAAGGTGGTACTTTAATTGTCGGCGCTTCTCAAACCACTGGCACTTATCTGTTACCTCAAATGATCGGGATGTTCCGGCAAAAATATCCAGATGTGGCTGTGCAGTTACACGTCCACTCTACCAGGCGAACCGCTTGGAGTGTCGCCAATGGACAAGTTGATCTGGCGATTATCGGTGGTGAAATTCCCTCGGAATTGGCAGAATCTTTGGAAATTATGCCCTACGCTGAGGATGAATTAGCCCTGATTTTACCGGTATTCCATCCCTTTGCCAAACTCGAAAAAATTCAAAAAGAAGACCTATATAAGCTGCAATTCATTGCTCTCGATTCTCAATCAACTATCCGCAAGGTGATAGATCAGGTACTAGCACGCTCTGATATTGACACCAGGCGGTTTAAATTTGAAATGGAACTCAATTCCATAGAAGCCATCAAAAATGCTGTGCAGTCAGGCTTAGGTGCTGCTTTTGTCTCCACCTCAGCCATCGTTAAAGAATTGCAAATGGGTGTACTACGATGTACCCCGATTGAAGGTGTCGTCGTCAAGCGAACGCTGTGGATGATTTTTAATCCTAATCGCTATCGTTCCAAGGCAGCAGAAGCCTTTAGTCGAGAAATTTTGCCTCAGTTTGCTACCCCAGAATGGAATCAAGATATGTTAAAATTATCACAACCAAAATTAGTAGTAAATACACTGGATGCAGTTACCACCAACTCTGCTGACGCAGGCTAA